DNA from Aliarcobacter skirrowii CCUG 10374:
TAAATTTAAATTATTAATCCCAAAAAGAATTCAATTCTGGGATGCTTATATTGCAAATTATAATAAAAATATTGAGAATATATCTTCTTTTTTATTAGATAGTTTATCTAAAGAGTATAAAAGACAAACAGAAAATTTAAAAAAAATATCATTATAGGAGAGAAAATGCAAAATATATTAAAAATTATATTACTTATATCTATTTTATTATTTGCTTCTTCATGTGCAAAAAAACCAACACATTTAGAACTTGAAATATATACAAGTAAAGATTTGAATAAAGATGATTATGGAAAATCTTCACCGTTAATGCTTACATTTTATGAATTAGAAGAAGCTGGTAAATTTTCAAAATTTGATTATTGGACACTTGTTGAAAAATCTAATGATAGTTTAAAAGATGATTTGGTATCACAATCAAAGCATATTATTTTAACAAATCAAAAGCAAACATATAAAATATATTTTGGAGAAAGAACAAAATATTTAGGGATCATAGGTAATTTCAAGAAAATAGATAATGACTATAACTGGAAAAACATAATCGAACTTAAAAAAGATTCATATAATTATGAAAAATTAGAAATTAGAAATTTTAATATAGAAAGAGAAGAAAAATAATGGAAAATTGTAGAGTTATTTGGAGAGAAGGTTTATTTATTAGACCACAACACTTTCAGCAAAATGATAGGCATTTTGATTTAGAAATTATGAATAGAACAAAGAGTTTAATATCCAATAACTGGGGTTTTTTTAAATTAGAAATAGATGAACATCTTCTAAATAGTGGAAAAATACTTATAAAACATGCATCTGGCATATTTCAAGATGGAACACTTTTTGAAGTGAATTCTCAAAATAATACTTTGCTTGTAGATATAACATCAAAAGATGTCAATAAAATATTATATTTATCTTTACCAATATATATACCGCAAAGTGATGAAATACATTTCGATGAACATAAAAATATTCAAACTAGATTTAAATCTAGAACTTTATCAAATGTACCAAATATTAATACAGGTGAAAGTAGTAATTGTGAACTATTAGTAGCAGATTATAATTATAAACTATCTTTTGAAGAAGAATTAGATTCTTATGTTAGTTTACCAGTCTGCAAAGTATCAGATATTTCTATTAGTGGTACAATTTCTTTAGATAAAGAGTTTTCACCAATATTTTTATATTTTAATTTTTCAAATTTATTATTATCTCAAATGAAAGAATTATTAAGTTCTATTACATTTAGAGCAGAGAAACTGTCAGAAAAGATTACAAATACAGTTATGAAAACAACTGAAATAGGAGATTATCTTTTGTTACAACTGTTGAATAAAGTAGAAAGTGAATTAAATTTTCTATTAACTCAAGATAAAGTACATCCAGAGAGAATATTTTTTATTTTAGTTAGTTTTACAAGTGAACTTGCTGTATTTATGAAAAAAGAAAAACGATTGCTTAGCCAAATTAATTATAATCATCAGAAACAGCATGAAAGTTTTAAAAATTTATTACAAGAGCTCAAATCAATGTTGGTTGTAGTTTTAGAGCAAAATAGTATAGTTCTTCCTATAAATAAAGCTAAATATGGAATATATGTTGCTTCAATTAATAGTAAAGATATGATTGATAATTCAACATTTGTATTTAGTGTATCTTCTGATATTAGTTCTAATAAAGTTAGAGAAATTTTAGAAGTTAGTTTAAAATTTGGTACAGTTGAAACTATTAGAAATTTAGTAAATTATCATTTAGTTGGGTATCAGTTAAAACCATTATCTAATGCTCCAAAAGAGATTCCTTATAAAGTAAATCATTTGTATTTTAAATTAGAATTAAATGAAGAAAATATAGAAGAGTTGAAACGTTCATCAGGATTTGCCTTTCATCTTTCAACAGAAATTCCTAATATAGAGTTTACTCTTTGGGCAATTAAAAATAATTAAGGGGAGATTATGGAAAAAACAAAAATTATCACAAGGGATATAAATAAAAGTAATATTACAAACTTTCCAAAAAGTAAAAATGAAAGTTTTGAAGATTTTTATAATCAAACTATTTCAAAAATAGATTATGATGAAATATATAACTCTAATGTAAATCCATTTATCTCTGCATCAATTCCATTATTTGAAGCTTTATCAGAAATAGGAGATGATGCTGAAGGTGTAGATGTCGATAAAATTAGAAGTGAATTTATATCAAGAATAAATATTTTTAATGATAAATGTATAAATAATAGAATAGAAAATATGGAAATTTTAGTTTCTAGATATATATTATGTACTTTTATTGATGAAAAACTAAATGAAAAATTATCTGAAACAGACGATTGGTTTAATAAAAGTTTATTGAGTATTTTTCATAATGAAACTTATGGTGGTGAAAATTTTTTTCATTTATTGGAAAAATTTCTTAAAACTCCTGCTAAATATATAAATATTCTAGAGTTAATGTATATTTGTTTATCTTTGGGTTTTTTAGGAAGATATAGAGTGATTAACAAAGGTGTGATGGAAATAAATAGCATAAGAGATAGTCTTTATAGACAAATAAAAATAATTCAAAGAAGAGAACCTTTAACTTTTTATAAAAAAGTTGAGCCATCAAAACAGAGATTTGAACTTTTTAGTAAAGTTTCATATTCTCTTGTTATTTCATTGGTATCTATATTATTAATTTTGATATATCTTTTCTTATCTTTTAAACTTTCTGAAAAGAGTGATGAGGTATCAAAAGAATTAATAAATTTAAGTATACATAAAATAGAAAATATTAGTAAGGAACATATATCATGATTAAGTTAAAAAATAAGTTTTCTATTATATTAATTATAAGTTCATTGATATTATCTTTAATAGTGGTTTTCATATTTCCTCTTATTTTTGATAGTTTTAAAGCTATTTATTTTAGATTGTTAATAGCATTTCTTATATTTTTTGGTACTTTGACTACAATTTTATTAATAAAATTATATGGTAAGAAAGAGACAAAGGAATTTATAGAAGCTAAAACATTAGAGAATTTATATAAAAATGAAATTAAACAAAAAGTTAAATTGCTTAAGCAAAAATTTAATGATGCTTTAAAAATAGTTAAAAGAGCATCAGTTTACAAAATCAAATCTAGATATGAGTTACCTTGGTATCTTGTTTTGGGAGAAGAGGGAGAAGGTAAAAGTTCATTAGTAAAATATTCTGGGCTTAATTTTCCTATTAATTATGAAGATAAAAATATTGATGATAATGAAGGATTTAAGTGGTATTTTTCTGAAAAATCTATATTTATTGATTTACCAGGACATTATATTCAGCAGACTAAAAATCCAGAAGACCCAATATTATGGAAATATTTTCTAAAGCTATTTTCTAAAAAGAGATGGAGAAGACCTATTAATGGTATTATATTAACTATAAGCATAGATACTTTTTTAAATAGAAGTAATAAAGATTTAGAAAACTTTGCAAAACAATTAAGAGATAGATTTGATGAATTGTCTCAAATTTTTAAATCTAGTATACCTATATATTTAGTAATTACTAAAAGTGATAAGATAGATGGGTTTAATGAATATTTTAATACATTAAGTAAAGAAGAAAAGAGCGAGATTTTTGGTATTACTTTCAAAAATAAAGATTTAGAAAATAATAATATTTCAAATGAATTTATAGAATTAATACAAAGATTAAATAGTTCTATTATTGATAAAATACATACAGAATGGATAGAAGAAAATAGAGAAAAAATATTTTTATTTACAGAAAAGTTATCTCAGTTGGCTTCAAAGATTATATACTTTACTGATATTTGTTTTTCTAAAACAAGATATAGAAAACCACTAATGTTAAGAGGAATATATTTTACATCTATAGAAAGAAATTATTCTTTAAGTGAAAAGCCTAAAGCACTTTTTATGAAAAAATTACTCAAAGATTTGATATTTGAAGAAGCTGATATAGGAATTATTGACAAAAAATATCAAAAATTAGTAAAAAAGACACAAGTTATAACTTATACAGCATCGGTATTAATTATATTATTATGTAGTTTTTTTATGATAAATAGCTTTGTGAATTTAAATGATAAATTATCAGAATATAAAGAAGAGATAATTAAACTTGTTGATTTACAAAATAAAATAGATACTAAAAGTAATTTAGAAGAACTTTCAAAAGTTTTAAAACAATTTAGAATAGTAAATAATCTTGAAGAAGATTTAAGAACTAATAATTTGTTTAATAAAATATTTTTTAAATTTGATGATAAATCAAATTATATTAAAGATGTTTATAATAAAGATCTTTTATCACTATTATTAAATAAAAGTGTAAACCAAATAGAGAATAATTTAAGAAAAGATTTAAATGATTTCTCTAAAACATGGGATAATACAAAGGCATATTTGATGCTTAGTATAGAAGAAAAAAGAGAAAATAAATTTTTACAGAATTATATGGAATCAAATTGGAAAAAGATAATTAATAGTGAAGAAGTTCAAAAAAATTTAGCTATAGATTGGGCAAATTTATTGGAATTAGATTTTAAATATAATATTAAACAGCATTTAGTAGATAAATCTAGAGCAAACTTAATTAAAGTAAGCACAGAACAACTTATTTATGAAGAGTGGAAAAATAAGTTTAAATATTTAGATAAAAAAAGCTTCTCTTTTTCTGAGATTTTAGGTGAAAATACTTATTTGTTTAGAGGAACAAAATATAAAATTCCAGGATTATATACAAAAGCTGGATACGATATAGTTTTAATAGATGGAGCAAAAGTTCTTGATGATATTTTAGATAATAATTGGATAATTGGTAATAAAATTAATCTTACAAAAAAAGAGCGAAAAGATTACTATGATAAAATAATTAGGTATTATTTTGCTGATTATAAAAGATATTGGGATGAAGCATTATCAAGTTTGACTGTTGTTACATTTACAGATTTGTTTGAATTAAACAATCAATTAGCAATATTTTTATCTCCAGATTCTCCTATAATAACAATATTAAAAAATTTGAAAATAAATACAAATTTATTTTCTAAAATAGAAATATTACAAAATAGTATTTCTGAAGATAATAAGACAACTGATGAATCTACATTTAATTTAGTAGAAGATGCTGCAATAGATCCACAAAGTGTTAAATCTTTAAGAGAATACTATAAAAACTACAATGAACTTTTAGATGATGATTATAAAAGAAAAGGACCTCTGAACTCTTTATTTAGTGAATTTACTAAAATTTATGAGATTATGAATAATATGAATAGTTCTATAAATTTAGAAAAAGACTCTTTTGATATTATCTCAAATAGAGTTCAAGGTAAGATATCTCCTATGCTAGTTGAATTAAATTTAATGCCAATACAAA
Protein-coding regions in this window:
- the tssK gene encoding type VI secretion system baseplate subunit TssK; its protein translation is MENCRVIWREGLFIRPQHFQQNDRHFDLEIMNRTKSLISNNWGFFKLEIDEHLLNSGKILIKHASGIFQDGTLFEVNSQNNTLLVDITSKDVNKILYLSLPIYIPQSDEIHFDEHKNIQTRFKSRTLSNVPNINTGESSNCELLVADYNYKLSFEEELDSYVSLPVCKVSDISISGTISLDKEFSPIFLYFNFSNLLLSQMKELLSSITFRAEKLSEKITNTVMKTTEIGDYLLLQLLNKVESELNFLLTQDKVHPERIFFILVSFTSELAVFMKKEKRLLSQINYNHQKQHESFKNLLQELKSMLVVVLEQNSIVLPINKAKYGIYVASINSKDMIDNSTFVFSVSSDISSNKVREILEVSLKFGTVETIRNLVNYHLVGYQLKPLSNAPKEIPYKVNHLYFKLELNEENIEELKRSSGFAFHLSTEIPNIEFTLWAIKNN
- the tssJ gene encoding type VI secretion system lipoprotein TssJ; translated protein: MQNILKIILLISILLFASSCAKKPTHLELEIYTSKDLNKDDYGKSSPLMLTFYELEEAGKFSKFDYWTLVEKSNDSLKDDLVSQSKHIILTNQKQTYKIYFGERTKYLGIIGNFKKIDNDYNWKNIIELKKDSYNYEKLEIRNFNIEREEK
- the icmH gene encoding type IVB secretion system protein IcmH/DotU, with the protein product MEKTKIITRDINKSNITNFPKSKNESFEDFYNQTISKIDYDEIYNSNVNPFISASIPLFEALSEIGDDAEGVDVDKIRSEFISRINIFNDKCINNRIENMEILVSRYILCTFIDEKLNEKLSETDDWFNKSLLSIFHNETYGGENFFHLLEKFLKTPAKYINILELMYICLSLGFLGRYRVINKGVMEINSIRDSLYRQIKIIQRREPLTFYKKVEPSKQRFELFSKVSYSLVISLVSILLILIYLFLSFKLSEKSDEVSKELINLSIHKIENISKEHIS
- the tssM gene encoding type VI secretion system membrane subunit TssM, yielding MIKLKNKFSIILIISSLILSLIVVFIFPLIFDSFKAIYFRLLIAFLIFFGTLTTILLIKLYGKKETKEFIEAKTLENLYKNEIKQKVKLLKQKFNDALKIVKRASVYKIKSRYELPWYLVLGEEGEGKSSLVKYSGLNFPINYEDKNIDDNEGFKWYFSEKSIFIDLPGHYIQQTKNPEDPILWKYFLKLFSKKRWRRPINGIILTISIDTFLNRSNKDLENFAKQLRDRFDELSQIFKSSIPIYLVITKSDKIDGFNEYFNTLSKEEKSEIFGITFKNKDLENNNISNEFIELIQRLNSSIIDKIHTEWIEENREKIFLFTEKLSQLASKIIYFTDICFSKTRYRKPLMLRGIYFTSIERNYSLSEKPKALFMKKLLKDLIFEEADIGIIDKKYQKLVKKTQVITYTASVLIILLCSFFMINSFVNLNDKLSEYKEEIIKLVDLQNKIDTKSNLEELSKVLKQFRIVNNLEEDLRTNNLFNKIFFKFDDKSNYIKDVYNKDLLSLLLNKSVNQIENNLRKDLNDFSKTWDNTKAYLMLSIEEKRENKFLQNYMESNWKKIINSEEVQKNLAIDWANLLELDFKYNIKQHLVDKSRANLIKVSTEQLIYEEWKNKFKYLDKKSFSFSEILGENTYLFRGTKYKIPGLYTKAGYDIVLIDGAKVLDDILDNNWIIGNKINLTKKERKDYYDKIIRYYFADYKRYWDEALSSLTVVTFTDLFELNNQLAIFLSPDSPIITILKNLKINTNLFSKIEILQNSISEDNKTTDESTFNLVEDAAIDPQSVKSLREYYKNYNELLDDDYKRKGPLNSLFSEFTKIYEIMNNMNSSINLEKDSFDIISNRVQGKISPMLVELNLMPIQIKKWYGTIIQANLDFIVKNAKNYILNQYNRDVISFYNDRLRDKYPINNSSNINVDLDDFNEFFRKDGIFDNFYKKYISNFIEINYKNSVVESRNIDGNRLSFSQEFIESLVHAEEIRKSIFKNDGTLGFSINIKPSFLSTNLATSEFSYDSNILLYEHGPIISKRISWPNIKNISNLKFKLFDLSNKIVIEEYIGNDEWAIFKFLDKNHLSKGENLTLDINYSKYGYESSYIIDGSIVPLYLRSNGLKFSLPSGL